ATGCGCGCATGGGCGTATTGGATGTACGGCCCCGTGTCGCCGTCAAAGCGCACCATGCGGTCGAGGTCGAACACATAGTCGCGAGTGACATCGCTGCCGAGGTCGGCGTACTTCACCGCCGCGATGCCGACGGCGCGCCCGATCTCGGCGAGCTCGTCGCGGCTCATGCCGTGGGTGGGTGCGGCGGGGTCACTGGCGCGCGACACGACTTCGCGCACACCTCGCTCCACCGCTTCGCCCAGCAGTCCCATGAGCGTGAAGTTCTCACCGGAACGGGTCTTGAGCGGCTTCTTGTCGCTGCCGAGCACCGCGCCGAAGCCGATGTGCACCAGCCGCGCATGCGTGCCGTCGGGGAGCGTCTCCCACCCGATCAACCGCGCCGCGTCGAAGACATCCTTGAAGTGATCGCGTTGCCGGGCGTCGACGACATAGACGACGAGATCGGCATTCAACTCCTGCACGCGCAGTCGAACCGCCGCGAGGTCGGTCGTTGCGTAGAGGAACCCGCCGTCGGCCTTGCGAATGAGGAGCGGACGCTCGCGATCGGCAAAGCGCACCACGATCGCACCGGCGTCCTTGCTGGCCAATCCGCTCGAAGTGAACGCATCGACGACACCCGCGAGCCGATCGCGGAAGAAGCTCTCTCCGCGACTGTGCTCCGGCCCCAGTGTGACACCGAGGAGTTCCGCCGCGCGGAAGACCTCGGCCATGGTCACCTCGATGATCCGCTCCCAGTCGCGCACGACCTCGGGGTCACCCGACTGGAGGCGAAGCAGAGTCTGCTTCGCCTCGTCCTCGGGGTCCTGCTGGGCGGCGCGATACGCGGTGTTCAAGTCATCGAGCGTGATGCGCGCGAGATCGGTTCCCTCGCGCCGCAGCCGGGCGAGGGTCATCGCGATCGGCAGCCCCCAGTCGCCAAGGTGATTCTCGCGCCAGACCTTACGACCCAAGCGCTCGAACACCCGCGCCAGCGTGTCACCGATGATCGTCGCCCTCAGGTGCCCCACATGCATCTGCTTCGCGACATTCACGCCGCAGAGGTCGATGACCACCGCATGGGGATGCGCCTG
This is a stretch of genomic DNA from Phycisphaeraceae bacterium. It encodes these proteins:
- the argS gene encoding arginine--tRNA ligase; this translates as MRVIDEALRRAMAATAPLSSADGGGASAADIDPQLRPNTNPDFGDFQANGVLPLAKRRGANPRDMATAVAAALMADPLAAPLLERAEAAGPGFINIRLSVAALAQMVSAFDSPALGVEIQAHPHAVVIDLCGVNVAKQMHVGHLRATIIGDTLARVFERLGRKVWRENHLGDWGLPIAMTLARLRREGTDLARITLDDLNTAYRAAQQDPEDEAKQTLLRLQSGDPEVVRDWERIIEVTMAEVFRAAELLGVTLGPEHSRGESFFRDRLAGVVDAFTSSGLASKDAGAIVVRFADRERPLLIRKADGGFLYATTDLAAVRLRVQELNADLVVYVVDARQRDHFKDVFDAARLIGWETLPDGTHARLVHIGFGAVLGSDKKPLKTRSGENFTLMGLLGEAVERGVREVVSRASDPAAPTHGMSRDELAEIGRAVGIAAVKYADLGSDVTRDYVFDLDRMVRFDGDTGPYIQYAHARIAGILRKGAEESDGGAAGASSALGSGGSEPSLDGRAPLLIHEPAERRLALHLLQYPRVLQDVARTLEPNRLCNWLHSLGELFNGFYQACPVLKVEDAAVRASRLRLCDLTRRALADGMGLLGIAAPERM